A region from the Nymphalis io chromosome 9, ilAglIoxx1.1, whole genome shotgun sequence genome encodes:
- the LOC126770941 gene encoding ionotropic receptor 75a-like gives MSFHNIAVITGHISTRQKLDLKLINLCLKQTSVPIGILINPKCPSFEDVMSYASENLLFDTTHKWLINEETKILRDDLSLIINEKYDYEDFNTTERANDAADIETPIINVLNNLNLSVDADITVSIRKDSWRYDLYEMFNFGKCRGGKFIIQHIGSWDEEKGLNLSKMFKYYRRWNFQQMPLKMIISMTPVPKVFHPEMLLGRIPDPSVAVVSQTGSQVLNEIAEIHNFRYTYTVVDRWIGDYNRNHSYVITNGLYFREHDITPVLRLLPSHFSRFDVVFPTVTLIETRYYYRIPSYGIGKFENQFLQPLSTATWWCVVAMGALCGIVLLLSAIVEEPPITLDYAFFSVLALICQQFFEEVEDLRRVSSARKLTTLVTGFSCILIYNYYTSSVVSWLLNGPPPSINSLWELIDSPLQPVLQDTGYSYSWLQMPDYYYNKKNAKAEDEMKKKILSVKKKINNILISVNDGIDLVRQGGYVYHTDVNSANSRISQTFTQTELCDLDSLNSMEKNVLYPCVQKHSPYREFFIWSLSRLMERGIIRCIQQRTWSHGVKCEGSSPRALALGGAAPAFILLAAGYILGTVIMLFERLKWKHDESRLKRF, from the exons ATGTCTTTCCATAATATTGCAGTAATAACTGGACATATTAGCACCAGacaaaaattagatttaaagCTTATCAACTTATGTTTAAAACAAACTTCAGTACCTAttggaatattaataaatccaaAATGTCCATCATTCGAAGACGTCATGTCTTAT GCTTCAGAAAATTTACTGTTCGACACAACACACAAATGGCTGATTAATGAAGAAACCAAAATTTTACGTGatgatttatctttaataataaatgaaaaatacgaTTATGAAGATTTTAATACAACAGAAAGAGCAAATGATGCGGCCGATATTGAGACTCCTATCATTAATGTACTTAACAATCTTAACTTGAGCGTTGACGCTGATATCACGGTTTCAATAAGGAAAG ACTCTTGGAGATATGATTTGTACGAGATGTTCAACTTTGGCAAATGTCGTGGaggaaaatttataattcaacataTAGGTAGTTGGGATGAAGAGAAag gcTTAAACCTTTCCaagatgtttaaatattatcgaAGGTGGAATTTTCAACAGATGCCCCTCAAAATGATCATATCT ATGACTCCAGTACCAAAGGTGTTTCATCCAGAGATGTTATTAGGTAGGATCCCAGATCCTTCAGTCGCTGTCGTAAGTCAAACTGGTTCCCAGGTGCTGAACGAAATAGCAGAAATTCACAATTTCAG GTACACCTACACTGTAGTCGATCGATGGATCGGTGACTATAATCGGAATCATTCATATGTaa TAACAAACGGTCTTTACTTCAGGGAACACGACATAACACCAGTTCTGCGATTATTACCATCTCATTTTTCAAGATTTGACGTGGTTTTCCCCACTGTTACACTTATCGA aaCAAGATACTACTACAGAATCCCGTCTTATGGCATTGGAAAGTTCGAAAATCAATTCTTACAACCACTGTCTACTGCCACCTGGTGGTGTGTGGTAGCCATGGGAGCACTCTGTGGTATTGTCTTACTGCTATCAGCGATCGTGGAAGAACCTCCAATAACCCTTGATTATGCGTTTTTCTCAGTCCTGGCACTGATTTGCCAacaat TTTTTGAAGAAGTTGAGGATTTAAGGCGCGTATCATCAG CCCGTAAGTTAACGACATTAGTAACTGGATTTTCATGCATTCTCATATACAACTACTACACAAGCAGCGTTGTGAGCTGGCTCCTCAATGGACCCCCACCCTCCATCAACTCTCTGTGGGAACTCATCGACAGCCCACTGCAGCCGGTTTTACAAGATACAGGATACTCATATTCATGGTTACAG atgccggattattattataacaaaaagaaCGCAAAAGCCGAAGatgaaatgaagaaaaaaatattaagtgtgaagaagaaaataaataatattttgatatcagTGAACGATGGTATTGATTTAGTTAGGCAAGGag gttacGTGTACCATACTGATGTGAACAGCGCAAATAGCAGGATATCTCAAACATTTACACAAACGGAACTGTGTGATTTGGATTCATTGAATTCAATGGAGAAAAACGTATTGTACCCATGTGTACAGAAGCATAGTCCGTATAGAGAATTTTTTATTTGGAG tCTATCTCGTCTCATGGAAAGGGGTATAATACGATGTATACAACAACGGACATGGTCTCATGGCGTGAAATGTGAAGGCAGTTCCCCGAGAGCTTTAGCTTTAGGAGGTGCTGCTCCAGCATTCATACTCCTAGCAGCTGGATATATTTTAGGGACGGTCATCATGTTATTTGAAAG ACTTAAATGGAAACACGACGAGTCGAGACTTAAACGCTTTTAA